The following proteins are co-located in the Meriones unguiculatus strain TT.TT164.6M chromosome 4, Bangor_MerUng_6.1, whole genome shotgun sequence genome:
- the Fbxo8 gene encoding F-box only protein 8 isoform X4: MSKGILDDSPKEIAKFIFCTRTLNWKKLRIYLDERRDVLDDLVTLHNFRNQFLPNALREFFRHIHAPEERGEYLETLITKFSHRFCACNPDLMRELGLSPDAVYVLCYSLILLSIDLTSPHVKNKMSKREFIRNTRRAAQNISEDFVGHLYDNIYLIGHVAA; encoded by the exons ATGTCCAAGGGTATCCTAGATGATTCGCCAAAGGAAATAGCAAAATTTATCTTCTGTACAAGAACGCTAAATTGGAAAAAACTGAGAATCTATCTTGATGAAAG GAGAGATGTCTTAGATGACCTTGTAACCTTGCATAATTTTAGGAATCAGTTTTTGCCAAATGCACTGAGAGAATTTTTTCGTCATATTCATGCTCCTGAAGAACGTGGGGAGTACCTTGAAACTCTTATCACAAAGTTCTCACATAGGTTCTGTGCGTGCAATCCTGACCTAATGCGAGAACTTGGCCTTAGTCCCG aTGCTGTCTATGTACTGTGCTACTCTTTGATTCTACTTTCCATTGACCTCACTAGTCCTCATGTGAagaataaaatgtcaaaaagagAGTTTATCCGAAATACCCGCCGCGCTGCTCAGAACATTAGTGAAGATTTTGTAGGACACCTTTATGACAACATCTACCTTATTGGCCATGTGGCTGCATAA